A DNA window from Terriglobales bacterium contains the following coding sequences:
- a CDS encoding capsule assembly Wzi family protein, which produces MRLSIPILAVAMITCNHPVWGQSADASASREAYRERLKATASDPSPGATSSTEDSRTRYKEALRHLAQGDEVVANQNSEIPKRERAQGEQADNGGSAAKGNAYGGSASTDPLSAGPPVQQETVQPVSMQSRKEVQIPQVPTVAVNPSSCTDAYCKQLRRTADGALLQPTIRAYEPGRTPTTEANFLKNLAFDQMHIWASPFKLRDGDATWAVPFGIVTGSLIATDRNLSKQAVDLGRIDTSKQVSNFGLYSFIGASAAMYGLGLVGHNDHQRETGLLAGDAFINATLVAEALKLVVGRQRPFEGDHFGHIGKGGSSFPSGHAIDSWAIAAVFAREYPNPFMQIASYGLASVVSVARITAQQHYASDVLVGSAFGYFIGRKIYRDHHDPELPGAEYGTFVRERQRGAEHSGSASVPLESWVYPVIDRLSALGFVHTNFDSERPFTRLECARIAAEAAENADALDASASIRLMVDELQREFAREAEVWAGTSDNRSLALESVYTRATEISGPVLRDGYHFGQTLYNDYGRPYGRGFNSITGFSARATSGPLVFYFRGEYQHAPGNPDYTAQQMSSMSAVDLTPELQRPFPAQDRFQVLDAYMGFNLGGNQFTLGQQSLWWGPGSGGAFLLSDNAAPLNMARLSSVSPVNVPLLSKLFGPMRYEVFVGQTDGYNYLLSPRGLNGPHLGTQPFVQGQRFTFKPTPNFELGFSRTAVFGGTGYPLTARYFWLDTFSLGNTPQGSSSKPGDRRSGFDITYRLPFVRDWVSFYLDEFSEDEITPVFIPRRTAMHPGIYMAKLPKLPKMDLRVEGVYTDIPSFAPKGYFYWNLTFLSGYRKDGNILGNWIGREGRGVFATSRLWLTGKDWLQFGYREATVDREFLLGGRYQDESVSANFALRSDVMASALLQYEHWRFPLLAAQPQSNFVTSLQIMYTPSRGSGRN; this is translated from the coding sequence GTGCGGCTCTCCATTCCGATTCTCGCGGTGGCAATGATTACCTGTAATCATCCGGTTTGGGGGCAGAGTGCCGATGCTTCCGCTTCAAGAGAGGCTTATCGCGAGCGGTTGAAGGCCACCGCGTCAGATCCTTCGCCCGGCGCGACCTCCTCGACTGAGGATTCGCGAACGCGCTACAAGGAGGCATTGCGGCATCTCGCCCAAGGCGACGAAGTTGTGGCCAATCAGAATAGTGAGATTCCCAAAAGGGAACGAGCACAGGGCGAGCAGGCTGACAACGGAGGGAGTGCCGCTAAAGGAAATGCATATGGAGGAAGCGCGAGTACAGATCCCTTATCTGCTGGTCCCCCTGTTCAGCAAGAGACGGTGCAGCCCGTGTCAATGCAGAGCAGGAAAGAGGTGCAGATTCCTCAAGTTCCAACGGTAGCGGTGAATCCCTCGTCCTGCACCGACGCATATTGCAAGCAGCTTCGCCGCACAGCAGATGGCGCACTTCTGCAGCCGACCATTCGCGCCTACGAACCCGGTCGCACCCCGACCACCGAAGCCAACTTCCTGAAGAATCTAGCTTTCGATCAAATGCACATTTGGGCAAGCCCGTTCAAGCTTCGTGACGGCGATGCGACCTGGGCCGTGCCATTCGGAATTGTGACCGGAAGTCTCATCGCCACTGATCGCAACCTTTCCAAGCAAGCGGTCGATTTAGGTCGGATCGATACGAGCAAACAAGTCTCGAACTTTGGGCTTTACAGCTTCATTGGAGCCAGTGCTGCGATGTACGGCCTCGGCCTTGTTGGTCACAATGATCACCAGCGCGAAACTGGCCTACTCGCTGGCGACGCCTTCATCAATGCGACCCTCGTGGCCGAAGCGCTGAAGTTGGTTGTTGGCCGGCAGCGGCCGTTCGAAGGCGATCATTTCGGGCACATTGGCAAAGGAGGGAGTAGCTTCCCATCAGGTCACGCCATTGACAGCTGGGCGATCGCGGCCGTTTTTGCACGCGAATATCCGAACCCATTCATGCAGATTGCCTCCTACGGTCTGGCATCCGTTGTGTCGGTGGCGCGCATTACCGCGCAGCAGCACTATGCTTCGGATGTTTTGGTGGGCAGCGCGTTCGGCTACTTTATTGGGAGAAAGATCTATCGCGACCACCACGACCCCGAGCTACCTGGCGCAGAATACGGTACTTTTGTTCGCGAGCGGCAAAGGGGTGCCGAACACTCAGGTTCTGCGAGTGTTCCGCTTGAGAGCTGGGTCTATCCCGTCATTGACCGCCTGTCTGCGCTCGGCTTTGTGCACACCAATTTCGATTCCGAACGACCGTTCACACGCCTGGAGTGCGCTCGCATCGCGGCTGAGGCGGCTGAAAATGCGGATGCACTTGATGCTTCTGCGAGTATTCGGTTGATGGTTGACGAGCTGCAGCGGGAGTTCGCACGCGAAGCTGAAGTTTGGGCCGGAACCTCGGATAACCGGAGCCTTGCTCTGGAATCGGTGTACACGCGGGCAACGGAAATATCTGGACCTGTGCTGCGAGACGGATACCACTTCGGCCAGACCCTCTATAACGATTACGGCAGACCGTACGGACGTGGGTTTAATAGCATCACGGGCTTTTCCGCCCGCGCAACTTCCGGCCCGCTGGTTTTCTATTTTCGCGGTGAATATCAGCACGCGCCGGGAAACCCGGATTACACGGCTCAGCAAATGTCTTCCATGAGTGCGGTTGACCTGACTCCGGAGCTTCAACGGCCCTTTCCGGCACAGGATCGGTTCCAGGTGCTCGACGCTTACATGGGATTCAATCTCGGAGGCAATCAATTCACACTAGGACAGCAAAGCCTCTGGTGGGGGCCCGGTAGCGGCGGAGCCTTCTTGCTTTCCGACAATGCTGCGCCACTCAATATGGCGCGACTTAGCAGCGTGTCGCCGGTGAATGTGCCTTTGCTTTCAAAGTTGTTCGGACCTATGCGTTACGAAGTCTTCGTGGGGCAAACGGATGGTTACAACTACCTTCTCTCGCCACGAGGTCTGAACGGACCCCATCTGGGCACCCAACCTTTTGTTCAAGGCCAGCGGTTCACGTTCAAACCGACGCCAAATTTTGAATTAGGCTTTTCCCGAACGGCCGTCTTTGGCGGCACCGGATATCCGCTTACCGCTCGGTATTTCTGGTTGGACACGTTCTCGCTTGGTAACACTCCTCAGGGTTCCTCCAGCAAGCCGGGCGATCGACGATCCGGATTCGACATCACCTATCGCCTGCCTTTCGTTCGAGACTGGGTATCCTTCTATTTGGACGAGTTCAGTGAAGACGAGATCACGCCGGTGTTCATTCCGCGTCGCACGGCCATGCATCCTGGAATTTATATGGCGAAGCTGCCAAAGCTCCCCAAGATGGACCTGCGGGTCGAAGGCGTCTACACGGATATACCCAGTTTTGCTCCCAAGGGATACTTCTACTGGAATCTCACGTTTTTGAGCGGATATCGCAAGGATGGGAATATCCTTGGGAATTGGATCGGACGGGAAGGCCGCGGCGTCTTCGCCACATCACGGTTGTGGCTGACGGGGAAAGATTGGCTTCAATTCGGCTATCGCGAGGCCACTGTCGATCGAGAGTTTCTCTTGGGTGGGCGCTATCAGGACGAGAGTGTGAGCGCGAACTTTGCGTTGAGGAGTGATGTCATGGCTTCCGCGCTTCTGCAGTATGAGCATTGGCGCTTTCCTCTGCTGGCGGCACAGCCGCAAAGCAATTTTGTGACATCGTTGCAAATCATGTACACGCCCTCACGTGGGTCGGGCAGAAATTGA
- a CDS encoding methyltransferase, translated as MYRGLASRYDRCWTSVLGHDLNPALRQDLEKIVSSFSPDQGPFRCLDCGAGTGAVALAMLAHGWSVTAVDVSSEMLELMARKIAARGCTAALVNLSIEEFLSQPGPQYHLIGFHSVLHHIYDYSSVIDLAVDRLIPGGFLYTNVDPVISRHPVLTDTFDSLDTGVAKLLHEPSDFIPGAVRRLRKLTRSADPQFGRKVASVGDIAEFHARAGVNDSAIVRLIRAKGLQIVEHSRYPLARTRVTSYVNRILKLRQEFKIIARSPQVPRSSGSR; from the coding sequence ATGTATCGCGGTCTGGCCAGTCGATATGACCGTTGCTGGACATCCGTATTGGGGCACGATCTTAATCCGGCATTAAGGCAGGACCTTGAAAAAATCGTGTCGAGTTTTTCCCCAGATCAAGGACCGTTTCGGTGCCTAGACTGCGGAGCGGGGACTGGAGCCGTGGCACTAGCTATGCTTGCTCATGGCTGGTCCGTCACTGCTGTCGACGTATCGTCTGAGATGTTAGAGTTGATGGCAAGAAAAATCGCTGCCCGCGGATGTACCGCCGCTCTCGTAAATCTCTCGATTGAAGAATTCCTGTCCCAGCCAGGTCCTCAGTATCATTTGATCGGCTTTCATTCGGTTCTACATCATATCTACGATTACTCAAGCGTGATCGATCTCGCTGTTGACCGACTTATTCCCGGTGGGTTTCTGTACACCAATGTGGACCCGGTTATTTCCCGTCATCCTGTCCTCACTGACACTTTCGATTCTTTAGACACAGGTGTGGCTAAGCTCCTGCATGAACCTTCAGATTTCATCCCAGGTGCGGTACGTCGATTGCGAAAACTTACTCGAAGCGCTGATCCGCAATTTGGGCGAAAAGTAGCGAGCGTGGGTGACATTGCAGAATTTCACGCACGAGCTGGCGTTAACGACTCGGCTATTGTTCGCTTGATACGAGCCAAGGGTCTCCAAATCGTGGAACACTCCAGATATCCGCTCGCCAGAACTAGAGTGACAAGCTACGTCAATAGGATTCTCAAGTTAAGGCAGGAGTTCAAGATCATCGCTAGGAGTCCTCAAGTCCCTCGCTCCAGCGGCAGCCGCTAG
- a CDS encoding Gfo/Idh/MocA family oxidoreductase, with product MKQALVKNGGVIVQEVPAPQVSPKNLLVRVHHSCVSVGTEMASVGNSELPLYRRALKQREHAKRVIELMRDQGVKRTLDRVLGKLSAGLPIGYSAAGEVVEVGTEVAEFAVGDLVSCAGGGVANHAEFIDVPVNLAVTIPSGVGTELASTVTLGAIAMQGVRRANPTLGETIAVVGLGILGQLTAQLLRANGCRVCGVDIDADRVKLALDHGMDFGIDASSENYVDRVYRLTQGFGADAVIVTAASASDTIISEAMQACRKKGRVVLVGDVGLHLKRSDLYKKELDFLISCSYGPGRYDSVYEEGGQDYPLSYVRWTENRNMEAYLQLLASGRISVSDLGIRKYSIDDAPQAYDALKNGNERSLIVILEYAQREVEPTRTVSLRAPIKAGSRINVALVGAGNFAAATHLPNLAKLKDRFALHCVMTRTGANARAIADQFGASYATTEFEQVLADPAIDLVLIATRHNLHGSMVLSALRAGKNVFVEKPLTLNPDDLEEIRSFYQTKSNGPLLMTGYNRRFSPPMKRISEILKERVTPIIINYRMNAGYIPPDHWVHSTEGGGRNLGEACHVYDLFNFLTESRAARINALSISPTSKEFVKNENFVATIAYQDGSVATLTYTALGSKSHPKETMEIFTDGKVLSMVDYKSLTVAGIKSGNWKLMTQQKGHMEEMEALSDCLRQGAAWPISLAEQLEAPRIAFDVEQQITHGR from the coding sequence ATGAAACAGGCACTCGTCAAGAATGGCGGCGTCATCGTACAGGAAGTACCTGCACCACAGGTCAGTCCTAAGAACCTACTCGTTCGCGTGCACCATTCCTGTGTAAGCGTAGGCACAGAGATGGCAAGCGTCGGCAACTCCGAACTGCCTCTGTATCGGAGAGCCCTGAAGCAGAGGGAACATGCGAAGCGAGTGATCGAGCTGATGCGCGATCAAGGCGTGAAACGAACGCTCGATCGAGTGCTGGGGAAACTGTCGGCCGGACTCCCAATCGGGTACTCGGCCGCGGGCGAGGTGGTTGAGGTCGGAACTGAAGTCGCCGAATTTGCTGTTGGCGACCTTGTTAGCTGCGCCGGGGGAGGAGTTGCCAATCACGCTGAATTCATCGATGTTCCAGTAAACCTCGCAGTCACGATTCCATCTGGAGTGGGCACGGAACTAGCTTCGACCGTCACGCTTGGCGCAATCGCCATGCAGGGAGTGCGTCGAGCTAATCCGACGTTGGGTGAAACCATTGCTGTGGTTGGCTTAGGCATCCTGGGGCAATTAACTGCGCAATTGCTGCGCGCCAATGGATGTCGAGTCTGCGGCGTCGATATCGACGCAGATCGCGTTAAGCTTGCGCTTGATCACGGAATGGATTTCGGGATCGACGCTTCCAGCGAGAACTACGTCGATCGCGTCTATCGTCTCACCCAGGGCTTTGGAGCCGACGCTGTAATCGTAACCGCGGCGAGCGCGAGCGACACGATCATCAGTGAAGCGATGCAAGCGTGCCGAAAAAAAGGACGAGTCGTGCTGGTCGGAGACGTCGGTTTACACCTCAAGCGCTCGGACCTTTATAAAAAGGAACTCGATTTCCTCATCTCCTGTTCTTATGGACCCGGACGTTACGATTCGGTGTATGAAGAGGGAGGACAGGATTATCCCCTCTCATACGTGCGCTGGACAGAAAACCGCAACATGGAAGCCTACTTGCAGCTGCTTGCGTCCGGCCGAATTTCTGTTTCTGATTTGGGAATCCGAAAGTACTCGATCGATGATGCGCCGCAGGCTTACGACGCTCTGAAGAACGGCAATGAGCGCTCACTGATTGTGATCCTCGAGTACGCACAGCGCGAAGTCGAGCCGACCCGAACCGTAAGCCTCAGAGCCCCCATCAAAGCCGGCAGCAGGATAAATGTGGCTTTGGTTGGCGCCGGCAACTTTGCCGCAGCGACACATCTCCCGAATTTAGCAAAGCTGAAAGATCGCTTTGCTCTTCATTGTGTAATGACCCGCACTGGTGCGAATGCTCGGGCTATTGCCGATCAATTTGGCGCTTCTTATGCGACCACTGAGTTCGAGCAAGTTCTCGCCGATCCAGCAATCGATCTCGTGCTCATCGCCACGCGGCACAATCTACACGGAAGCATGGTTTTGAGCGCACTTCGCGCGGGGAAAAACGTGTTTGTGGAGAAACCCCTTACGCTGAATCCCGACGATCTGGAAGAGATACGGAGTTTCTATCAGACCAAAAGCAACGGGCCACTGTTGATGACTGGATACAACCGCCGCTTCTCGCCACCCATGAAACGGATAAGCGAAATCCTGAAAGAACGGGTCACTCCAATCATCATCAACTACCGCATGAATGCTGGGTACATTCCTCCAGATCACTGGGTGCATTCAACGGAAGGAGGCGGTCGAAATTTGGGTGAGGCATGTCATGTGTATGACCTTTTCAATTTCCTCACGGAAAGCAGGGCAGCCAGGATTAATGCGCTATCCATTTCTCCGACGTCCAAAGAGTTTGTCAAGAACGAGAATTTCGTCGCCACCATCGCGTATCAGGACGGTTCAGTTGCTACGCTCACCTACACAGCTCTGGGGAGCAAATCGCACCCCAAGGAGACAATGGAAATCTTCACTGACGGCAAAGTACTGTCGATGGTTGACTACAAGTCTCTGACGGTTGCAGGAATAAAGTCTGGCAACTGGAAATTGATGACGCAGCAGAAGGGCCACATGGAAGAAATGGAAGCTTTATCAGATTGTCTGCGTCAGGGTGCAGCGTGGCCTATCTCACTTGCGGAACAGCTAGAGGCTCCACGAATAGCTTTCGACGTTGAGCAGCAAATCACTCACGGCCGCTGA
- a CDS encoding SLBB domain-containing protein, which translates to MKISPFSAVSTFFLILLTHPLCSAQSIDPYAEARDKDSTLQNYRSIQQGGSATPDADAALSADVIVELLRREPALKLQVKRVLIQKALDQGRLLAEEDLGDTELFGLIRDEFTIRKIASDEIEKRHYLRLRPTDEEAFEARLTQRRVEQLEASEGNRQDRKQREGEGEEAKQGPAVRAGAPSGNGPSPQQPSFKDGGPGSLSPDDRTLPRVSPSELPQLLTASAEMGGASGTAGLSSRSSTTQSSLLVPSITPEPAFPSEREVIAGVNQPRPSTPRVVQGSAAEDSDRTFRKKPNPYAMVPSLYDLYEQSPAQGRSLERFGASIFENGTGNLDQLPMDVPVGPDYVIGPGDGLNVDLWGSVSQRLQRVVDREGRLSLPEVGTVLVAGKTLGELQQTVQKQLRNQFRDVQTDISLARLRTVRVYVVGDVTKPGPYDVSSLSTALNAVYLAGGPTSKGSLRVVRHYRGKELLEEVDLYDLLLHGVNSDVKRLEAGDSIQVPPVRPEVAIDGMVRRPARYELVRESSLGEVLELAGGVLPSAALRHIEIERVQAHQSRTMLSVDLPEGADTLDQVTKALASFKVQDGDRIRIFPILPYAQQAIYLDGHVFRPGKYGYREGIKISNLLHSYSDMLPEPSRRHAEIIRLSAPDFRPTVIAFNLDEALKGDPKSDLLLQPLDTIRVFSRYDFEDPPEVTVSGEVRKPGIHRTSGDLHIRDAVYLAGGLTADALLSDAQVFRRQNGKTEVASINLEAALRGDPANNLLLLPKDRLIIHRDLTKADPASVMVEGEVERPGKYPLGSGMTASELVRLAGGFKRSAYTDLADLSRYVIQDGAKVEGKHEQVEIAKAFASRDADVPLRDGDTLTIRPIAGFNNIGATVNIKGEVMHPSVYGIKEGERLSSVLKRAGGFAPDGYAEGIFLSRDSLRVMEEQNRLDLISRLQSESANQPKYKPGTSPAEAALVAQSASLQQQQLIDRLKNEPPVGRLVVHITSDIAKWQNGPQDVELRKGDVIVIPKRPTQVMVTGQVYNPTAVTYQPGKNADWYLKQSGGVSELANKKSIFVVRAGGSIIGREGGTSGFWHQSVLSTVLRPGDTVVVPEKLLGGTPVFKTMLESAQIISSIAVTAKAVGVF; encoded by the coding sequence ATGAAGATCTCCCCCTTCTCCGCAGTTTCCACCTTTTTCCTCATCCTTCTTACTCATCCCCTTTGCTCCGCTCAGTCGATTGATCCCTACGCAGAAGCTCGAGATAAAGACTCGACTCTGCAGAACTACCGTTCTATTCAGCAGGGCGGAAGTGCCACGCCCGACGCGGATGCCGCCCTAAGCGCTGATGTAATCGTGGAACTGCTTCGGAGGGAGCCTGCACTCAAGCTGCAGGTCAAGCGCGTGCTGATCCAAAAGGCTTTGGATCAGGGCAGGTTACTAGCAGAGGAAGATCTTGGCGATACCGAGCTGTTTGGTCTGATTCGGGATGAGTTCACCATTCGAAAGATTGCCAGCGACGAGATCGAAAAGCGTCACTACCTACGCCTTAGGCCCACGGACGAGGAAGCGTTCGAAGCACGACTCACCCAGCGCAGAGTAGAACAGCTTGAGGCCAGCGAAGGCAATCGCCAGGACAGAAAGCAGAGGGAAGGGGAAGGCGAGGAAGCGAAGCAGGGTCCCGCCGTGCGCGCTGGCGCACCATCCGGGAACGGACCTTCTCCACAGCAGCCCAGCTTTAAAGACGGCGGACCGGGGAGTCTTAGTCCAGACGATCGTACCCTGCCGCGCGTCAGTCCGAGTGAATTACCGCAATTGCTGACTGCCTCAGCGGAAATGGGAGGAGCTTCTGGCACAGCGGGCCTTTCGAGTCGGTCGTCGACGACTCAGTCATCTCTTCTCGTCCCGTCGATAACCCCTGAGCCGGCGTTTCCGTCTGAGCGTGAGGTAATTGCTGGTGTTAACCAACCTCGTCCATCGACTCCTAGAGTTGTGCAAGGCTCTGCAGCAGAGGATTCAGACCGCACGTTTCGCAAGAAGCCCAACCCCTATGCGATGGTGCCGTCTCTCTACGACTTGTATGAGCAATCGCCGGCTCAAGGCAGGAGTCTGGAGCGCTTCGGTGCGAGCATATTCGAGAATGGAACGGGCAATCTAGATCAGCTTCCGATGGATGTCCCCGTTGGTCCTGATTATGTGATCGGTCCTGGCGACGGCCTCAACGTCGATCTGTGGGGCTCCGTTTCCCAACGCCTCCAGCGGGTGGTCGACCGTGAAGGCCGACTGTCGCTTCCCGAAGTGGGAACAGTTCTCGTTGCTGGTAAGACGCTCGGCGAATTACAGCAGACTGTCCAGAAACAGCTTCGCAATCAGTTTCGTGATGTTCAAACCGATATCTCCCTGGCACGGTTGCGCACGGTTCGTGTCTACGTGGTGGGCGATGTAACTAAGCCCGGTCCCTACGATGTGAGTTCGCTGTCGACTGCGTTGAATGCTGTGTATTTGGCGGGAGGTCCCACATCAAAGGGATCGCTACGCGTCGTGCGGCACTATCGAGGGAAAGAATTGCTCGAAGAAGTGGACCTGTACGATCTGTTGCTGCATGGAGTGAATTCCGATGTTAAGCGGCTTGAGGCTGGCGATTCCATTCAGGTGCCCCCAGTCCGACCGGAAGTTGCAATTGATGGCATGGTTCGTCGTCCAGCTCGTTACGAGCTGGTCCGCGAGAGCTCACTGGGTGAGGTTCTTGAGCTTGCAGGAGGCGTTCTTCCCTCAGCAGCCCTGCGTCACATAGAGATCGAGCGAGTACAAGCACATCAGAGTCGCACGATGTTGAGCGTCGATCTGCCCGAGGGGGCGGACACCCTCGACCAGGTGACCAAAGCCCTGGCTTCATTCAAAGTGCAGGATGGGGATCGCATTAGGATCTTCCCCATTCTTCCTTACGCTCAGCAGGCGATATATTTGGATGGCCACGTCTTTCGCCCCGGCAAATATGGCTATCGCGAAGGAATCAAGATCTCGAATTTGCTCCATTCCTACAGCGACATGCTTCCTGAGCCTTCACGTCGTCATGCGGAGATCATCCGTCTTTCTGCTCCCGACTTTCGACCAACCGTGATTGCATTTAATCTCGATGAGGCTCTAAAGGGAGATCCGAAGTCCGACCTGCTCCTGCAACCGCTGGACACGATTCGCGTGTTCAGTCGCTACGATTTTGAAGACCCGCCGGAGGTTACGGTATCGGGCGAGGTTCGCAAGCCGGGCATTCACAGAACCAGTGGCGATCTGCACATTCGCGATGCGGTCTACCTCGCAGGAGGTCTAACCGCTGACGCGCTTCTATCTGATGCGCAAGTTTTTCGGCGCCAGAATGGAAAGACTGAAGTCGCGAGCATCAATTTGGAGGCGGCGCTCAGGGGCGACCCTGCCAACAATCTCCTGCTTCTGCCGAAAGATCGCCTGATTATTCACCGGGACCTCACGAAAGCCGATCCCGCCTCCGTGATGGTCGAAGGCGAAGTCGAGCGGCCAGGAAAGTATCCGCTTGGATCCGGAATGACGGCGAGCGAACTGGTGCGCCTGGCGGGTGGTTTCAAGCGAAGCGCCTATACCGATCTCGCGGACCTCTCGCGATATGTTATTCAGGATGGAGCAAAGGTAGAGGGAAAACACGAACAGGTAGAGATCGCGAAGGCATTCGCTTCTCGAGATGCAGATGTCCCACTCCGGGACGGGGACACGCTGACGATTCGACCGATTGCGGGCTTCAACAATATTGGTGCGACGGTCAACATCAAAGGCGAGGTGATGCACCCCAGCGTATACGGCATCAAAGAGGGAGAACGGCTGAGTTCCGTTTTGAAGCGCGCTGGCGGTTTCGCACCGGATGGGTACGCGGAGGGGATTTTCCTGAGTCGCGATTCCCTGCGCGTAATGGAAGAGCAGAATCGCCTCGATCTGATCTCGCGCTTGCAATCGGAGAGCGCGAACCAACCCAAATATAAGCCGGGCACAAGCCCGGCCGAGGCCGCTCTGGTCGCGCAGTCTGCGTCTCTGCAGCAGCAGCAGCTAATCGATCGCCTTAAGAACGAACCTCCAGTCGGAAGGCTTGTGGTGCACATCACGAGTGACATCGCCAAGTGGCAAAACGGTCCCCAGGATGTGGAGCTGAGGAAAGGCGACGTGATCGTAATTCCAAAGCGTCCCACGCAAGTAATGGTAACCGGACAGGTTTATAACCCCACGGCGGTTACATACCAGCCAGGAAAGAATGCCGACTGGTATTTGAAGCAGTCCGGAGGTGTGTCTGAACTGGCAAACAAGAAATCGATCTTTGTGGTTCGGGCTGGTGGTTCAATTATCGGACGCGAAGGCGGCACAAGCGGTTTCTGGCATCAGAGCGTTCTCAGCACCGTTCTTCGTCCCGGGGATACTGTAGTTGTTCCAGAAAAGCTCCTTGGCGGAACACCGGTATTCAAGACGATGCTTGAATCGGCGCAAATCATTTCCTCCATAGCCGTCACTGCCAAAGCTGTAGGAGTGTTCTAG
- a CDS encoding GNVR domain-containing protein, with the protein MDKGAHRLTPAIDRPLEVEVPSRDESLSELLSKGRQGSGVEKLNLLWDHRQFLARVAGLGLLLSTILVFLIPKQYTSTVSLMPPDQQGGLGAAAALAAFAGTGTGKGEGIGAMAGDLLGMKSSADLFIGVMGSRAVQDKLVTKFDLRKVYGVRLLQDARKELERNTDLTLDRKSQIVTISTTDRDPARAAAIAQEYASELNRVVNQLSTSAAHRKRVFLEERLKEVQQDLEDAEKQFSQFSSKNGAIDIKEQGKAMVTAAASLQAELIATESELEGYRQIYTENNVRVKAAQAKIAELRKQLERLGGTDAMLQGNEGGESTYPSIRKLPLLGVTYADLYRRTKVGEAVFEALTQQYEFAKVEEAKDIPSVKVLDEANVPEKKSFPPRLLMMVVGTVLSLLLGVLWVIAHTRWMQVDPTDARKLFAQEVFMTIKTNLLHWSRKRDALNLDRKDRATSFRRRF; encoded by the coding sequence GTGGATAAGGGTGCACACCGCCTAACTCCCGCAATCGATCGCCCTCTTGAAGTGGAGGTTCCTTCGAGGGATGAGTCTCTCTCGGAACTGCTATCCAAAGGAAGACAGGGGTCAGGTGTCGAGAAACTGAATCTGCTTTGGGACCATCGCCAATTTCTCGCTCGCGTCGCAGGCTTAGGACTTCTCCTTAGTACTATTCTGGTCTTCCTGATCCCAAAACAGTACACATCCACAGTTAGTCTTATGCCACCAGACCAGCAAGGTGGGTTAGGCGCGGCGGCAGCCCTGGCAGCATTCGCAGGAACAGGAACAGGAAAAGGTGAGGGCATCGGAGCTATGGCGGGCGACTTGTTAGGGATGAAGAGTTCCGCAGATCTCTTCATAGGGGTTATGGGAAGCCGAGCGGTCCAGGACAAGCTCGTGACCAAGTTCGATCTTCGCAAAGTCTACGGTGTGAGATTGTTGCAGGATGCAAGAAAGGAACTGGAGAGGAATACCGACCTCACTCTGGATCGCAAGAGTCAGATCGTGACTATCAGCACGACCGACCGGGATCCGGCGCGCGCCGCTGCCATAGCCCAGGAATATGCCTCAGAGTTGAACCGAGTAGTAAATCAGCTGAGCACGTCTGCTGCGCATCGCAAGCGCGTGTTTCTAGAAGAACGGCTGAAGGAGGTACAACAGGATCTCGAGGATGCTGAAAAGCAGTTCAGTCAATTCTCCAGCAAGAATGGAGCGATCGATATCAAAGAGCAGGGAAAGGCAATGGTGACAGCCGCCGCGAGCCTGCAGGCAGAACTCATCGCGACTGAGTCCGAGCTGGAGGGTTATCGTCAGATCTACACCGAAAACAACGTTCGCGTGAAGGCCGCTCAGGCCAAGATCGCGGAGCTGCGCAAGCAACTCGAGAGGCTCGGTGGTACGGATGCGATGCTGCAAGGGAATGAAGGGGGCGAATCGACTTATCCGTCGATTAGAAAGCTGCCCCTGCTTGGAGTAACGTACGCCGATCTTTATCGGCGCACGAAAGTAGGTGAAGCTGTTTTTGAAGCCCTCACCCAACAGTATGAGTTCGCCAAGGTCGAAGAGGCCAAGGACATACCCAGCGTTAAAGTCTTGGACGAGGCCAACGTACCCGAAAAGAAATCTTTTCCTCCGCGATTGTTGATGATGGTCGTCGGAACGGTCTTGTCCTTGCTGCTGGGAGTGCTCTGGGTGATTGCGCACACGAGATGGATGCAGGTCGATCCTACAGATGCGAGGAAGCTCTTCGCTCAGGAGGTGTTTATGACGATAAAGACAAACCTCCTTCACTGGTCTCGCAAACGTGATGCGTTGAACCTCGACAGAAAGGATCGCGCAACAAGCTTTCGCCGCAGATTCTAA